Proteins found in one Xenopus laevis strain J_2021 chromosome 1L, Xenopus_laevis_v10.1, whole genome shotgun sequence genomic segment:
- the ifi30.L gene encoding interferon, gamma-inducible protein 30 L homeolog precursor, whose amino-acid sequence MRSYLVLLCVVAAASQPICNHPPSAWCSSWEIAKECQVEKQCLEFYSNQDLKKSSEPAIQIDLYYESLCGGCRGFLIRQLFPTWLMLAEIINVTLVPYGNAQETNISGQWVFQCQHGPEECQGNMMEACLIHIIGDIYKYFPILFCMESSHNVTKSLESCLGVYAPEVAVKTVLECVNGDLGNKLMHQNAQSTEGLNPPHQYVPWIVIDGMHTDELQAQAQSSLFNLVCSRYKGPKPDPCLNSETIPLKRDFLCLN is encoded by the exons ATGAGGTCTTACCTGGTCCTGCTGTGTGTTGTGGCGGCTGCCTCCCAGCCCATCTGTAACCACCCACCAAGCGCCTGGTGCAGTTCCTGGGAAATTGCAAAGGAGTGCCAG GTGGAAAAACAGTGCTTGGAATTCTACTCTAATCAGGATTTGAAGAAGTCTTCTGAACCAGCTATTCAGATAGATTTATATTATGAAAGTCTTTGTGGAGGCTGTCGAGGTTTCCTTATCCGGCAGTTGTTTCCAACATGGCTGATGCTTGCAGAGATCATCAACGTAACATTAGTGCCTTATGGGAATGCACAG GAGACCAACATCAGTGGTCAATGGGTTTTTCAATGCCAACATGGACCTGAAGAATGTCAAGGAAACATGATGGAG GCCTGTCTTATCCATATTATTGgtgatatatacaaatattttccaATCCTTTTTTGCATGGAGTCTTCCCACAACGTCACAAAGTCTTTGGAATCC TGCCTTGGAGTTTATGCACCAGAGGTTGCTGTTAAGACTGTTTTGGAGTGTGTAAATGGGGATTTGGGTAACAAACTGATGCACCAAAATGCCCAGAGTACTGAAGGTCTCAATCCTCCTCACCAGTATGTGCCCTGGATTGTCATTGATGGG ATGCATACTGATGAACTTCAAGCACAAGCTCAAAGTTCTCTCTTTAACCTTGTTTGTAGCAGATACAAA GGCCCAAAGCCAGATCCCTGCTTGAACAGTGAAACAATACCGTTAAAGAGGGATTTTCTTTGCTTAAACTGA